In a single window of the Flavobacterium ammoniigenes genome:
- the gldJ gene encoding gliding motility lipoprotein GldJ — translation MKVKNIKFLQLALSLVVLLGVTSCSKKSSSSGKGASQATGWNVNKKKAGFQKTGDQEAGPGLVFVEGGTYTMGKVQDDVMHDWNNSPTQQHVQSFYMDETEVTNFMYLEYLNWLKNVFPPTEENYKQIYEGALPDTLVWRNRLGYSENMTNNYLRHPAYASYPVVGVNWIQANEFSKWRTDRVNEALLEKNGFLKKDAKTLDVTAENSFNTETYFNSPSLSYGGDEKIVLKGRKGSAAKGTKTGKDGKVIPPKNIYVQRSSGLLLPEYRLPTESEWEYAAAADIGQREYNVYKGQKKYPWSGQDTRSGKRKTVGDQLANFKQGNGDYGGIAGWSDDGADITNEVKKYPANDFGLYDMAGNVAEWVADVYRPIVDNEFNDFNYFRGNQYTKNKIGKDGKAEIVTKETMKYDTLSNGKLIARTFPGQIAQVPVDKNETYLRQNFDKSNNLNYRDGDQQSSKEYKFGSSESTKDPKNMYNSPKHTLKRDSLGMPSGYDVSNKRTTLVNDKARVFKGGSWRDRAYWLDPAQRRFFPEDMATDYIGFRCAMSRVGSKSQNKKRPRN, via the coding sequence ATGAAAGTGAAAAATATAAAATTTTTACAATTAGCATTGTCTTTAGTAGTATTGCTAGGTGTTACGAGTTGTAGTAAAAAATCATCTAGTTCTGGTAAAGGAGCCTCACAAGCTACAGGCTGGAATGTCAATAAAAAGAAAGCTGGATTCCAAAAAACAGGAGATCAAGAAGCAGGGCCTGGACTTGTTTTTGTAGAGGGAGGTACCTACACAATGGGTAAAGTACAAGATGATGTAATGCACGATTGGAATAATTCCCCTACACAACAACATGTTCAGTCGTTTTATATGGACGAAACGGAGGTAACTAATTTTATGTATTTGGAATATTTAAATTGGTTAAAAAATGTTTTTCCTCCTACTGAAGAAAATTATAAGCAAATATACGAAGGTGCTCTTCCTGACACTTTGGTGTGGAGAAATAGATTAGGCTACAGTGAAAACATGACTAATAATTATTTAAGACATCCTGCTTATGCAAGTTATCCTGTTGTTGGTGTGAACTGGATACAAGCAAATGAATTTAGTAAATGGCGAACAGATCGTGTTAACGAAGCTTTGTTAGAAAAAAATGGATTCTTGAAAAAAGATGCTAAAACTTTAGATGTAACTGCAGAAAATTCATTTAATACAGAAACGTATTTTAATTCTCCATCTTTATCTTATGGTGGTGATGAAAAAATTGTATTGAAAGGTAGAAAAGGTTCTGCAGCCAAAGGGACTAAAACTGGTAAAGATGGAAAAGTAATTCCGCCTAAAAATATTTATGTGCAACGTTCATCGGGTTTATTATTGCCAGAATATAGATTGCCAACAGAATCTGAATGGGAGTATGCTGCAGCAGCCGATATTGGACAAAGAGAGTACAATGTATACAAGGGACAAAAAAAATATCCTTGGTCGGGACAAGATACTCGATCTGGAAAACGAAAAACAGTAGGAGATCAGTTAGCTAATTTTAAACAAGGTAACGGAGATTACGGCGGTATTGCAGGTTGGTCTGATGATGGTGCGGATATAACTAATGAAGTTAAAAAATACCCTGCTAACGATTTTGGATTATATGATATGGCAGGAAACGTGGCTGAATGGGTTGCCGATGTGTACAGACCTATTGTTGACAACGAATTCAATGATTTTAATTATTTTAGAGGGAATCAATACACCAAAAATAAAATTGGTAAAGACGGTAAAGCTGAAATTGTTACTAAAGAAACTATGAAGTATGACACTTTAAGTAATGGTAAACTCATTGCGAGAACTTTTCCAGGTCAAATTGCTCAAGTTCCGGTTGATAAGAATGAGACTTATTTAAGACAAAATTTTGATAAAAGTAACAACTTGAATTACAGAGATGGTGATCAACAATCAAGTAAAGAATACAAGTTTGGATCTTCAGAATCTACTAAAGATCCTAAAAATATGTACAATTCCCCAAAACATACATTAAAAAGAGATAGTTTAGGAATGCCTTCAGGTTATGATGTATCAAATAAGAGAACTACATTGGTTAATGACAAAGCAAGAGTTTTTAAAGGAGGTTCTTGGCGAGATAGAGCTTATTGGTTAGATCCTGCACAAAGAAGATTCTTCCCTGAAGATATGGCAACAGATTACATCGGTTTTAGATGTGCCATGTCAAGAGTAGGATCAAAATCACAAAATAAAAAAAGACCTAGAAACTAG
- a CDS encoding UDP-N-acetylmuramoyl-tripeptide--D-alanyl-D-alanine ligase: MDIAKIHEVFLKCTSVSIDTRKIQPNSLFVAIKGDNFDANTFAKEALEKGASYVIVDNSNYCIDDRTILVKNSLKTLQQLAQYHRNYLKLPIIALTGSNGKTTTKELIYSVLSSKYTTKATIGNLNNHIGVPLTLLSFTSETEIGIVEMGANHKKEIEFLCELAQPDFGYITNFGKAHLEGFGGVEGVIEGKSEMYSYLFKHNKLVFVNLEDSIQVEKTRSINQFTFGLNTTTANVSITQVTANPFVTVKFQDLKITSHLIGLYNANNINAAIAIGNYFEVPNASIKAALEGYIPENNRSQMIAKGTNQIILDAYNANPSSMAVAIENFKQLDRPNKMAILGDMFELGDESLYEHKQIVNSLSNQNEIDCHFVGADFFVHNIEAKNFHFHATFDELATYLNKQKINDSTILIKGSRGMALERTLDFFEK; encoded by the coding sequence ATGGATATTGCAAAAATTCACGAAGTATTTTTAAAATGCACCTCGGTTTCAATTGATACCCGAAAAATTCAACCCAATTCGTTATTTGTTGCCATAAAAGGCGATAATTTTGACGCCAATACTTTTGCTAAAGAAGCTCTAGAAAAAGGCGCTTCCTATGTTATAGTAGACAATTCTAATTACTGTATTGATGACAGAACTATTTTGGTAAAAAATAGTCTTAAAACACTACAGCAATTAGCGCAGTATCATAGAAATTATTTAAAATTACCAATCATCGCCCTTACAGGAAGTAATGGTAAAACGACTACCAAAGAGCTGATTTATTCGGTACTTTCTTCAAAGTATACTACCAAAGCTACCATAGGAAATTTAAACAACCATATAGGAGTTCCATTGACCTTACTTTCTTTTACGTCTGAAACAGAAATTGGGATTGTAGAAATGGGTGCCAATCACAAAAAAGAAATTGAGTTTTTGTGTGAATTAGCCCAGCCTGATTTTGGTTATATTACTAATTTTGGCAAAGCGCATTTAGAGGGTTTTGGAGGTGTTGAAGGAGTTATAGAAGGCAAAAGTGAAATGTACTCTTATCTGTTCAAACATAATAAATTAGTTTTCGTTAATTTGGAAGATAGTATTCAAGTTGAAAAAACGCGATCTATAAATCAGTTTACTTTTGGACTTAATACAACGACGGCTAATGTTTCGATTACTCAAGTTACTGCAAATCCATTCGTAACTGTCAAATTTCAAGATTTGAAAATAACCTCGCATTTAATTGGCCTTTATAATGCTAATAATATAAATGCTGCCATAGCAATCGGTAATTACTTTGAAGTTCCTAATGCATCTATCAAGGCCGCTTTAGAAGGATATATTCCAGAAAACAATCGATCACAAATGATTGCTAAAGGAACAAACCAAATCATTTTAGATGCTTACAATGCCAATCCAAGTAGTATGGCTGTAGCAATTGAAAATTTCAAACAGTTAGATCGCCCAAATAAAATGGCCATTTTAGGAGATATGTTTGAATTAGGGGATGAAAGTCTTTACGAACACAAACAAATTGTGAATTCTTTGTCTAATCAAAATGAAATTGATTGTCATTTTGTTGGTGCTGATTTTTTTGTCCATAATATAGAAGCAAAAAATTTCCATTTTCATGCAACTTTTGATGAATTAGCAACGTATTTAAATAAACAAAAAATTAACGACAGCACTATCTTAATTAAGGGCTCTAGGGGAATGGCTTTAGAACGTACTTTAGATTTTTTTGAAAAATAG
- the pdhA gene encoding pyruvate dehydrogenase (acetyl-transferring) E1 component subunit alpha, whose translation MKEVTKEVYLKWYEDMLLWRKFEDKLAALYIQQKVRGFLHLYNGQEAVLAGALHAMDLTKDKMITAYRNHVQPIGMGVDPRRVMAELLGKATGTSKGMGGSMHIFSKEHRFYGGHGIVGGQIPVGAGLAFADKYFETGGVTMTYFGDGAARQGSLHEAFNMAMLWKLPVVFIVENNGYAMGTSVERTANHTDIWKLGLGYEMPCGPVDGMNPVKVAEAMTEAIERARRGDGPTFLEMKTYRYRGHSMSDAQLYRSKEEIEEYKKIDPITQVLDVIKDKKYATEKEIDAIDQRVKDLVDECVKFAEESPYPEIQQLYDVVYEQEDYPFLPHKL comes from the coding sequence ATGAAAGAAGTTACAAAAGAAGTTTATTTAAAGTGGTACGAAGACATGCTACTTTGGAGAAAGTTTGAAGACAAACTTGCAGCGTTATACATCCAACAAAAAGTAAGAGGATTTCTTCACTTATACAATGGCCAGGAAGCCGTTTTAGCAGGTGCCTTACATGCTATGGACTTGACCAAAGATAAAATGATTACCGCATACCGAAATCACGTTCAACCTATTGGTATGGGAGTTGACCCAAGACGCGTAATGGCAGAACTTTTAGGGAAAGCAACCGGAACTTCAAAAGGAATGGGTGGATCCATGCACATTTTCTCAAAAGAACACCGCTTTTATGGTGGGCACGGAATCGTAGGTGGTCAAATTCCTGTAGGAGCAGGTTTAGCTTTTGCAGACAAATATTTTGAAACAGGCGGAGTTACTATGACCTATTTTGGTGATGGTGCTGCACGTCAAGGTTCATTACACGAAGCATTCAATATGGCTATGTTATGGAAATTACCTGTTGTATTTATTGTTGAAAACAATGGGTATGCAATGGGTACTTCTGTAGAAAGAACGGCAAATCATACCGATATCTGGAAATTAGGTTTAGGTTATGAAATGCCTTGTGGACCAGTTGACGGAATGAATCCTGTTAAAGTAGCCGAAGCAATGACCGAAGCTATCGAAAGAGCACGTCGTGGAGACGGACCTACTTTCCTTGAAATGAAAACATACCGTTACAGAGGACATTCTATGTCTGATGCACAATTATACCGTTCAAAAGAAGAGATAGAAGAGTATAAAAAAATAGATCCAATTACTCAAGTATTAGACGTAATTAAGGACAAAAAATATGCTACCGAAAAAGAGATTGATGCTATTGACCAACGAGTTAAAGATTTGGTTGACGAATGCGTTAAATTTGCAGAAGAATCTCCTTATCCAGAGATTCAACAATTATACGACGTAGTATACGAACAAGAAGACTATCCATTTTTACCTCATAAATTATAA
- the porV gene encoding type IX secretion system outer membrane channel protein PorV: MNKYIFLFSSMLAFSISNAQQRVITTSTPFLMVAADARSAGMADIGIATSSDVFSQQWNPAKFAFATAEQGFSISYTPYLTDLVNDISLGQVSYFNKINDRSAWATSLRFFGLGNIELRNDPYEQANVVSPNELALDGSYSLQISKTFSMAVAGRYIRSNLKFPTQNIDASSASSFAVDVAGFYQSEEKVYTHFNGIWRAGFNIQNLGPKINYDNADDTNTGYFLPANLKIGTGFEFIFDEDNKFTANVELNKLLVPSPQDADLNRDGTISTLENEQTKNNYIKTGWVSGIFKSFGDAPNGFSEELKEVTYAIGTEYAFKDAFMVRAGYFHESPDKGARNYFSMGAGFKYTSTKIDVSYLFSTSKIKNPLENTLRFSLTFNFGDNYGLN; this comes from the coding sequence ATGAATAAATACATCTTTCTGTTTTCATCCATGCTTGCTTTCTCAATTAGCAATGCCCAACAAAGAGTAATTACAACAAGTACCCCCTTCTTAATGGTTGCTGCTGATGCAAGATCGGCAGGTATGGCAGATATAGGTATTGCTACTTCATCTGATGTTTTTTCGCAACAGTGGAATCCTGCAAAATTTGCATTTGCAACAGCAGAGCAAGGTTTTTCAATTAGCTACACCCCTTATTTAACTGATTTAGTTAATGATATCTCATTAGGCCAAGTTTCCTATTTCAATAAAATAAATGACAGAAGTGCATGGGCAACAAGCCTTCGATTTTTTGGCCTCGGAAATATTGAATTACGTAACGATCCCTACGAGCAAGCTAATGTAGTTTCTCCAAACGAATTAGCCCTAGACGGTTCCTACTCTTTACAAATAAGCAAAACATTTTCTATGGCGGTGGCCGGAAGATACATTCGTTCCAATCTAAAATTTCCAACACAAAATATTGACGCTTCATCAGCATCTTCATTTGCTGTAGATGTAGCCGGATTTTACCAATCAGAAGAAAAGGTATATACTCATTTTAACGGGATTTGGAGAGCTGGATTTAACATCCAGAATTTAGGCCCGAAAATAAATTACGACAATGCCGATGACACGAATACCGGCTATTTTTTACCTGCCAATTTAAAAATCGGTACGGGATTTGAGTTTATTTTTGATGAAGACAATAAGTTTACTGCAAATGTAGAATTGAATAAATTATTAGTACCCTCTCCTCAAGATGCAGATTTAAATAGAGATGGCACAATTTCAACATTGGAGAACGAACAAACTAAAAATAATTACATTAAAACAGGATGGGTTTCAGGAATTTTCAAATCTTTTGGAGATGCGCCAAACGGCTTTAGTGAAGAGCTAAAAGAAGTCACCTATGCAATAGGTACTGAATATGCATTTAAAGATGCATTTATGGTTCGTGCAGGATATTTTCACGAGAGTCCTGACAAAGGAGCTCGTAATTATTTCTCAATGGGAGCTGGATTCAAATATACTTCCACAAAAATTGATGTCTCCTATTTATTCTCTACTTCAAAAATAAAAAATCCACTAGAAAATACGCTTCGATTTTCACTAACATTTAATTTTGGTGACAATTACGGACTCAATTAA
- a CDS encoding NAD(P)/FAD-dependent oxidoreductase has product MKPTITIIGAGLSGLTAAVYLHQKNYQVQLIEASDRVGGRIKTDCIDGFRLDRGFQVLLTDYPETKALLDYQKLNLKPFIPGATVLFEGGQFDIADPFRRPTALFATLFAPVGSLKDKVQTFWLKLKLVRLSNSAIFKQPETDTYSQLKRYGFSQKMIDRFYKPFFSGIFLENELTTSSNMFDFVMKQFSTGDAAIPELGMEEIPKQLAALLPENSIQFETKVTAIENNTIYLENGSEMNSDIIVIATEATGLAGNYIAQQKQQSHSVTTVYFEATKAPTNQAVVILNASENKKWVNNLTVMSNISNKYAPDGKVLLSISYNGIPEIDDTIVAENMKAELKQWYGNQVDDWKMLKTYRIQYALPNQDSVSDELTKTDMKINDNIFICGDHLMNGSINAAMKSGRLVAALIDEKKK; this is encoded by the coding sequence ATGAAACCAACTATAACTATTATTGGAGCGGGATTATCAGGCTTAACAGCCGCCGTCTATTTACATCAAAAAAACTACCAAGTCCAACTTATAGAAGCATCGGATCGAGTGGGTGGCCGAATCAAAACAGATTGTATAGATGGGTTTCGATTAGATAGAGGATTTCAGGTTTTGCTCACTGACTATCCGGAAACGAAAGCGCTTTTAGATTATCAAAAATTAAACTTGAAACCCTTCATACCAGGTGCAACCGTACTCTTTGAGGGTGGACAATTTGATATTGCCGATCCGTTCAGAAGACCTACTGCCCTTTTTGCTACATTATTTGCACCCGTAGGAAGCTTAAAAGACAAGGTTCAAACCTTTTGGTTAAAGCTTAAATTAGTCCGTCTTTCAAACTCAGCTATTTTTAAACAACCCGAAACTGATACTTATTCGCAATTGAAAAGATATGGCTTTAGCCAAAAAATGATTGATCGTTTTTACAAACCTTTTTTCTCTGGTATATTTTTAGAAAATGAATTGACAACATCAAGCAATATGTTTGACTTTGTAATGAAACAATTTTCAACTGGTGATGCCGCAATTCCTGAACTCGGTATGGAAGAAATCCCAAAACAACTAGCGGCACTACTTCCTGAAAATTCAATTCAATTTGAAACAAAAGTAACAGCGATTGAAAACAATACAATCTATTTAGAAAATGGTTCAGAAATGAATTCAGACATCATAGTAATTGCAACAGAAGCAACTGGTTTAGCGGGTAATTATATTGCCCAACAAAAACAACAATCCCATTCCGTTACTACTGTCTACTTTGAAGCAACAAAAGCACCAACAAACCAAGCTGTTGTCATTTTAAATGCTTCTGAGAACAAAAAATGGGTAAATAATCTCACTGTGATGTCGAATATTTCGAACAAATATGCCCCAGATGGAAAAGTGCTACTCTCCATCTCCTATAATGGCATACCAGAAATAGACGATACAATAGTAGCGGAGAATATGAAAGCTGAGCTAAAGCAATGGTATGGAAATCAAGTTGACGATTGGAAAATGTTGAAAACCTACCGCATTCAGTATGCTTTACCAAATCAAGATAGCGTTAGCGATGAACTAACTAAAACTGACATGAAAATCAACGACAATATTTTCATATGTGGAGACCATTTGATGAATGGCTCTATAAATGCCGCTATG
- a CDS encoding cytidine deaminase has product MNKITITAEFNVFETIEELPYDIQNLMHEAVTIRKTAYAPYSNFKVGVALKLDNGEIILGSNQENAAYPSGLCAERVAVFYAGAKYPEAKILKMAISAASDSNTTGAPIPPCGACRQSIAEYEIKQNTPIEIYFMGEIGAIYKSDSLKNLLPLLFDKKFL; this is encoded by the coding sequence ATGAACAAAATAACAATCACTGCAGAATTCAATGTTTTTGAAACCATAGAAGAACTTCCTTATGACATTCAAAATTTAATGCATGAAGCAGTAACGATTCGTAAAACTGCTTACGCGCCGTATTCTAATTTTAAAGTTGGAGTGGCTCTCAAATTGGACAATGGGGAAATTATTCTGGGTTCCAATCAGGAAAACGCAGCCTACCCTTCAGGGCTTTGCGCAGAGAGAGTAGCCGTATTTTATGCCGGAGCCAAATATCCAGAAGCCAAAATTCTAAAAATGGCTATCTCTGCCGCATCCGATAGCAACACTACAGGCGCTCCTATTCCTCCTTGTGGTGCTTGCAGACAATCAATTGCCGAATACGAAATAAAACAAAACACCCCTATTGAAATTTACTTTATGGGTGAAATTGGCGCTATTTACAAATCAGACTCTCTGAAAAACTTACTCCCACTACTTTTTGATAAAAAGTTCTTATAA
- a CDS encoding pyruvate dehydrogenase complex dihydrolipoamide acetyltransferase, protein MATIVTMPRLSDTMTEGTVATWLKKVGDKVSEGDILAEIETDKATMEFESFNEGTLLHIGIPAGETAPVDSLLAIIGNEGEDISSLLAGGATTVAAPVVETATITETKTEAAPAASLPEGVIVVTMPRLSDTMTEGTVATWLKKVGDTVAEGDILAEIETDKATMEFESFNAGTLLYIGIQEGNTAPVDSLLAIIGPAGTDISGVADNFKVGGNTPVAKEETTAAPAEKAAPVTQEAAVDGQRILASPLAKKIANDKGIQLSQVKGSGENGRIVKSDIENFTPSATSATTAATQPQETAKAAAPQVFVPAGEIFTEEIKNSQMRKIIAKRLAESLFTAPHYNLSIEVTMDEAMKSRAVINSVPDTKVSFNDMVIKACASALKKHPIINSQWREDAIIINHHVNIGVAVAVEDGLVVPVLRFTDAMSLSQIGASVRDLAGRAKNKKLLPNEMEGSTFTVSNLGMFGITEFNSIINQPNSAILSVGAIVEKPVVKNGQIVVGNTMMLSLACDHRTIDGATGAQFLQTLKQYIENPVTMLA, encoded by the coding sequence ATGGCTACAATAGTAACAATGCCTCGTTTGAGCGATACAATGACAGAAGGAACGGTGGCTACTTGGCTTAAAAAAGTCGGAGATAAAGTTAGCGAAGGAGATATCTTAGCAGAAATCGAAACAGATAAAGCAACAATGGAATTCGAATCCTTCAATGAAGGAACTCTTTTACATATCGGTATTCCAGCAGGAGAAACTGCACCTGTAGATTCTTTATTAGCTATTATAGGAAATGAAGGAGAGGATATTTCATCATTACTAGCTGGCGGTGCTACTACAGTAGCAGCTCCAGTAGTTGAAACAGCAACAATAACTGAAACAAAAACAGAAGCAGCACCTGCCGCTTCACTTCCAGAAGGAGTAATTGTAGTAACAATGCCTCGTTTGAGCGATACAATGACGGAAGGTACAGTTGCGACTTGGTTGAAAAAAGTAGGCGATACAGTAGCAGAAGGCGATATACTTGCTGAAATCGAAACTGACAAAGCAACTATGGAGTTCGAGTCATTCAATGCAGGAACATTATTATACATTGGAATTCAAGAAGGAAATACAGCACCAGTAGATAGTTTATTAGCTATTATTGGTCCTGCAGGAACGGATATTAGCGGCGTAGCTGACAACTTTAAAGTAGGCGGAAACACTCCTGTTGCTAAAGAAGAAACTACTGCTGCCCCAGCTGAAAAAGCGGCTCCAGTTACTCAAGAAGCTGCTGTAGACGGACAGCGCATTTTGGCTTCGCCATTAGCTAAAAAAATAGCTAATGACAAGGGAATCCAATTGTCTCAAGTAAAAGGTTCAGGAGAAAACGGACGTATCGTAAAAAGCGATATCGAAAACTTTACTCCATCTGCAACAAGTGCAACAACTGCTGCAACACAACCTCAAGAAACTGCTAAAGCTGCAGCGCCACAAGTATTTGTGCCTGCCGGTGAAATTTTTACAGAAGAAATTAAAAATTCGCAAATGCGTAAAATCATTGCGAAACGTTTAGCTGAATCTTTATTTACTGCTCCTCACTACAATTTATCAATTGAAGTTACCATGGACGAAGCAATGAAATCAAGAGCAGTAATTAATAGTGTTCCTGATACCAAAGTGTCTTTTAACGATATGGTAATTAAAGCCTGTGCATCCGCATTGAAAAAACACCCAATCATTAATTCACAATGGAGAGAAGATGCTATTATCATCAATCACCATGTAAATATTGGAGTAGCTGTAGCTGTGGAAGACGGATTAGTTGTACCTGTATTACGATTTACTGATGCGATGAGTTTGTCTCAAATTGGTGCAAGCGTAAGAGATTTGGCTGGTAGAGCCAAAAACAAAAAATTACTCCCTAACGAAATGGAAGGAAGTACTTTTACCGTTTCAAACCTTGGTATGTTTGGCATCACCGAGTTCAACTCAATCATTAACCAACCTAACTCTGCTATCCTATCTGTAGGAGCAATTGTTGAGAAACCAGTAGTTAAAAACGGACAAATTGTGGTAGGAAACACTATGATGTTATCATTAGCTTGCGATCATCGTACTATTGACGGTGCAACAGGCGCGCAGTTCTTACAAACATTAAAACAATACATTGAAAATCCAGTTACCATGCTGGCTTAA